A single genomic interval of Lepisosteus oculatus isolate fLepOcu1 chromosome 12, fLepOcu1.hap2, whole genome shotgun sequence harbors:
- the itga6a gene encoding integrin alpha-6 isoform X4 translates to MRASKTYNCSPSLVPFLIFKGKKKCYFVCSGVLFMTALSAADPDQFVYKSLPSQVNVGKAVDVMANSYLGFSLDSGHNLIQKGQLTIVSGAPRAKHSGAVVLLKTGGTESRVLNKEFVLEGPGLASSFGYDVAVVDLNSDGWQDIVVGAPQYFVKDGETGGAVYVYINKNGKWDQITPIQLNGTKDSMFGLAVENIGDINLDGFQDIAVGAPYDDAGSGKVYIYHGSKSGITTKPAQVLEGRDHNIKLFGYSLAGNMDLDRNSYPDIAIGSLSDSVFVYRSKPVVNIVKEITITPKDIDLKKPAPCLDGKGFCLTVKACFEYTANPKDYNPRLTMDFTFEADSDRRKINLQPRVSFSERKATDPDNQYSGTLELRGQNQKKCIQAEGKLQDTTDKLRGIPIAVSVAIKNAKRRKRQSALAELVPVLSSELPTRSEVNFVKEGCGTDNICQSNLDFKYKFCSREHNRDVFHPLPVENGVPVISLSNQEDIALEVTVTNMPSRDRDGDDAYEAKLVALLPDTLSYSAARTLNAPSDKQVTCTANQNGSRADCDLGNPFKSKSVVTFYIILSTSGITLDTTQVEIDLQLETASEQKNLPKLKANAKVLIALLLSVSGVARPSQVYFGGTVKGESAMRKEDDIGSLVDYEFRVINLGKPLKSFGSASLNVQWPKEAANHKWLLYLMKVSATGTKRIDCTPRGEVNSLNLTPSSSSRKKRETEQRQTPGEGKFSLFMDKRKYTTLSCGNGTQCVEIRCPLQGLDNNPIIVLRSRLWNSTFLEDYSTLNYLDILVKASLSLDASAKNIVLKNAETQVKLTVFPEKTVAKYTGAPWWIILVAILAGILMLALLVFLLWKCGFFKRAKKDHYDAAYHKAEIHVQPSDKERLTTDA, encoded by the exons ATGCGTGCGTCGAAGACGTACAACTGTTCTCCCTCCCTTGTGCCTTTTTTAATcttcaagggaaaaaaaaaatgttattttgtgtgTTCAGGTGTGCTTTTTATGACGGCTTTGTCTGCTGCTGATCCTGATCAGTTTGTGTATAAGTCACTTCCTTCACAGGTAAACGTGGGAAAAGCTGTAGATGTGATGGCCAATAGCTACTTAG GATTCTCTTTGGACTCTGGACACAACCTTATCCAAAAGGGTCAACTGACAATTGTGTCTGGCGCACCAAGAGCCAAACACAGTGGAGCTGTTGTCTTGCTGAAGACCGGTGGGACCGAATCTAGGGTCCTGAATAAAGAATTTGTTCTAGAAGGCCCAGGCTTGGCATCGTCCTTTGGCTACGATGTAGCTGTGGTTGACCTTAATTCAGATGG ctGGCAAGATATTGTTGTAGGTGCCCCACAGTATTTTGTCAAAGATGGTGAAACTGGTGGAGCAGTGTACGTTTACATCAACAAGAATGGCAAATGGGACCAAATCACACCCATTCAACTCAACGGAACCAAAGATTCCATGTTTGGGCTGGCAGTTGAAAACATCGGAGATATTAACTTGGATGGGTTTCAGG ATATTGCTGTTGGTGCGCCTTACGATGACGCAGGTTCAGGGAAGGTTTATATTTACCACGGATCGAAGAGTGGTATCACCACCAAGCCAGCCCAG GTCCTAGAGGGAAGAGACCATAATATCAAATTATTTGGATATTCCTTGGCTGGGAACATGGATTTAGATAGGAATTCCTATCCTGATATTGCCATTGGCTCTCTCTCAGATTCTGTATTTGTGTACAG GTCAAAGCCGGTTGTAAACATTGTAAAGGAAATTACTATAACGCCTAAGGACATTGACCTAAAAAAACCTGCGCCGTGTCTTGATGGAAAAGGCTTTTG cttAACAGTTAAAGCCTGTTTTGAATATACAGCAAATCCAAAAGACTACAACCCTCGATTGA CTATGGACTTTACATTTGAGGCGGATTCagacagaagaaaaattaaTCTGCAACCGAGAGTATCATTTTCAGAAAGGAAGGCAACGGATCCTGACAACCAGTATAGTGGAACTCTAGAGCTAAGAGGGCAGAATCAGAAGAAGTGTATTCAAGCAGAAGGAAAGCTGCAG gaTACAACAGACAAGCTGAGAGGCATTCCAATAGCGGTTTCAGTCGCAATCAAAAATGCCAAACGGAGAAAAAGACAAAGCGCTCTCGCAGAGCTGGTTCCTGTCTTGAGTTCGGAACTGCCAACTCGTTCAGAG GTTAACTTTGTGAAGGAAGGCTGTGGGACGGATAATATCTGCCAGAGTAACTTGGATTTCAAGTATAAATTCTGTTCTAGAGAGCATAATCGCGATGTATTTCACCCACTACCTGT GGAGAATGGGGTCCCAGTGATATCTCTCAGTAATCAGGAAGATATTGCTCTGGAGGTAACGGTGACTAACATGCCTTCACGTGACAGAGATGGGGATGATGCCTATGAAGCCAAGCTTGTGGCCCTGCTTCCTGACACGCTGTCCTACTCCGCTGCACGGACTCTGAATGCGCCTTCA GACAAGCAAGTGACCTGCACAGCCAATCAAAATGGATCTCGTGCAGACTGTGACTTGGGAAATCCATTCAAAAGCAAATCAGTA GTCACTTTCTACATAATTCTGAGCACTTCGGGTATTACTTTGGACACCACACAAGTTGAAATTGACCTTCAGCTTGAAAC GGCAAGTGAACAGAAGAACCTGCCTAAACTAAAAGCAAATGCTAAAGTATTAATAGCATTGCTCCTGTCAGTCTCTGG TGTGGCACGGCCTTCCCAGGTTTACTTTGGAGGAACTGTGAAAGGAGAGAGTGCCATGAGGAAGGAAGATGATATTGGGAGTTTAGTTGATTATGAATTCAGG GTGATCAATTTGGGAAAGCCGCTGAAATCATTTGGCAGTGCTTCTCTGAATGTTCAGTGGCCAAAAGAGGCAGCAAATCATAAATGGTTGTTATACTTGATGAAAGTTAGCGCTACTGGTACAAAGAGAATAGACTGCACTCCTCGAGGGGAGGTAAACTCTTTAAATTTG acaCCTTCCAGCAGTTCTAGGAAAAAGCGTGAAACTGAACAAAGACAAACACCAGGGGAGGGAAAATTTTCCCTTTTCATGGACAAAAGAAAATATACCACTCTG AGCTGTGGCAATGGAACACAATGTGTGGAGATCAGGTGCCCACTACAGGGATTGGATAACAACCCAATCATTGTTCTAAGGTCAAGACTCTGGAACAGCACCTTCCTTGAA GACTATTCAACCCTGAATTACCTTGACATTCTTGTCAAAGCCTCTCTCAGCCTTGACGCCTCTGCAAAGAACATTGtgcttaaaaatgcagaaactcAG GTGAAATTGACAGTCTTCCCGGAAAAGACAGTGGCAAAGTACACAGGAGCACCCTGGTGGATTATCTTGGTTGCCATTCTTGCTGGAATCCTGATGCTGGCTCTACTGGTGTTCCTGCTTTGGAAG TGTGGTTTCTTCAAGAGAGCCAAAAAAGACCATTATGATGCTGCATATCACAAGGCTGAGATCCATGTTCAGCCATCTGACAAAGAAAGACTTACTACTGATGCATAG